One window from the genome of Streptomyces sp. WZ-12 encodes:
- the gnd gene encoding phosphogluconate dehydrogenase (NAD(+)-dependent, decarboxylating), translating into MELGLVGLGKMGGNMRERIRRAGHTVIGYDRNPDLADVDSLKGLVDRLKGPRVVWVMVPAGAATQATIDELAELLSPGDLVVDGGNSRWTDDEKHAEELAAKGIGFVDCGVSGGVWGLENGYALMYGGDKENVAKAQPIFDALKPEGEFGSVHAGKVGAGHFAKMVHNGIEYAMMQAYAEGWELLEKVDSVENVREIFRSWQEGTVIRSWLLDLAVNALDEDEHLAKLRGYAADSGEGRWTVEAAIDNAVPLPAITASLFARFASRQDDSPQMKMIAALRNQFGGHAVESK; encoded by the coding sequence ATGGAGCTCGGTCTCGTCGGTCTCGGCAAGATGGGCGGCAACATGCGCGAGCGCATTCGCCGCGCCGGCCACACCGTCATCGGATACGACCGCAACCCGGACCTGGCCGATGTGGACAGCCTCAAGGGGCTTGTGGACAGGCTCAAGGGTCCGCGGGTGGTCTGGGTCATGGTCCCGGCCGGCGCCGCCACCCAGGCGACGATCGACGAGCTGGCCGAGCTGCTCTCGCCCGGCGACCTCGTCGTGGACGGCGGCAACTCCCGCTGGACCGACGACGAGAAGCACGCCGAGGAGCTGGCCGCCAAGGGCATCGGCTTCGTGGACTGCGGCGTCTCCGGCGGCGTCTGGGGCCTGGAGAACGGCTACGCGCTGATGTACGGCGGCGACAAGGAGAACGTCGCCAAGGCGCAGCCGATCTTCGACGCCCTCAAGCCCGAGGGCGAGTTCGGCTCCGTGCACGCCGGCAAGGTGGGCGCGGGCCACTTCGCGAAGATGGTCCACAACGGCATCGAGTACGCGATGATGCAGGCCTACGCCGAGGGCTGGGAGCTGCTGGAGAAGGTCGACTCCGTGGAGAACGTCCGCGAGATCTTCCGCTCCTGGCAGGAGGGCACGGTCATCCGCTCCTGGCTGCTGGACCTGGCGGTCAACGCCCTCGACGAGGACGAGCACCTGGCGAAGCTGCGCGGTTACGCCGCCGACTCCGGTGAGGGCCGCTGGACGGTCGAGGCCGCGATCGACAACGCCGTGCCGCTGCCGGCGATCACCGCGTCGCTCTTCGCCCGCTTCGCGTCCCGCCAGGACGACTCGCCGCAGATGAAGATGATCGCCGCGCTGCGCAACCAGTTCGGTGGCCACGCGGTCGAGAGCAAGTAG
- a CDS encoding DUF721 domain-containing protein: MTKPQSEQPRTPELSGVDLARQALVAAKEQARARGAAVQQKKQARRGGLRSGARADGRDPLPLGAAINRLITERGWETPAAVGGVMGRWPQLVGPEVAQHCEPQRYDEDARILTVQCDSTAWATQLRLLAPQLVARLNEDLGHGTVKMLKVLGPGGPGRRYGALRAPGSKGPGDTYG, from the coding sequence GTGACCAAACCACAGTCGGAACAGCCCAGAACGCCCGAGCTGTCCGGGGTGGACCTGGCCCGGCAGGCACTGGTGGCCGCCAAGGAACAGGCGCGTGCCCGGGGCGCGGCCGTGCAGCAGAAGAAGCAGGCCCGCCGCGGCGGACTGCGCTCGGGCGCGCGGGCCGACGGCCGGGACCCGCTGCCGTTGGGCGCCGCGATCAACCGCCTGATCACCGAGCGCGGCTGGGAGACCCCGGCGGCGGTCGGCGGAGTGATGGGCCGTTGGCCGCAGTTGGTGGGGCCCGAGGTGGCGCAGCACTGCGAGCCGCAGCGGTACGACGAGGACGCCCGCATCCTGACGGTCCAGTGCGACTCGACGGCCTGGGCGACCCAACTGCGGCTGCTGGCACCGCAGCTGGTGGCCCGCCTCAACGAGGACCTGGGCCACGGCACGGTGAAGATGCTCAAGGTGCTGGGGCCGGGCGGCCCGGGGCGCCGGTACGGAGCCCTGCGCGCGCCGGGCAGCAAGGGTCCCGGCGACACCTACGGGTGA
- the recF gene encoding DNA replication/repair protein RecF (All proteins in this family for which functions are known are DNA-binding proteins that assist the filamentation of RecA onto DNA for the initiation of recombination or recombinational repair.): MHVTHLSLADFRSYARVEVPLDPGVTAFVGPNGQGKTNLVEAVGYLATLGSHRVSSDAPLVRMGADRAIVRAAVTQGERQQLIELELNPGKANRARINRSSQVRPRDVLGIVRTVLFAPEDLALVKGDPGERRRFLDELITARSPRMAGVRADYDRVLKQRNTLLKTAALARRHGGRQMDLSTLDVWDQHLARAGAELLSQRLDLIAALRPLADKAYEQLAPGGGPLGLEYRGSAGEAMAAAANREELYGALLAALGEARKNEIERGVTLVGPHRDELLLKLGQLPAKGYASHGESWSYALALRLASYELLRAEGNEPVLVLDDVFAELDSRRRERLAELVAPGEQVLVTAAVDDDVPGVLAGARYAVSGGTVERVER; encoded by the coding sequence ATGCATGTCACGCATCTGTCGCTCGCCGACTTCCGCTCGTACGCCCGGGTCGAGGTCCCGCTCGACCCGGGCGTCACGGCGTTCGTGGGGCCCAACGGGCAGGGCAAGACCAACCTCGTCGAGGCGGTCGGCTATCTGGCCACGCTCGGCAGCCACCGGGTCTCCTCGGACGCACCCCTGGTGCGGATGGGTGCCGACCGGGCTATCGTCCGGGCCGCGGTCACCCAGGGCGAGCGGCAGCAACTGATCGAGCTGGAGCTCAATCCGGGCAAGGCGAACCGCGCCCGGATCAACAGGTCGTCGCAGGTCAGACCGCGCGATGTGTTGGGGATCGTGCGGACGGTGCTGTTCGCGCCCGAGGACCTGGCGCTGGTCAAGGGCGACCCCGGTGAGCGCCGGCGGTTCCTCGACGAGCTGATCACCGCGCGTTCGCCACGGATGGCGGGGGTGCGCGCGGACTACGACCGCGTCCTCAAGCAGCGCAACACCCTCCTGAAGACGGCGGCGCTGGCCCGCCGGCACGGCGGCCGGCAGATGGACCTGTCGACGCTGGACGTCTGGGACCAGCACCTGGCCCGCGCCGGCGCCGAACTCCTTTCCCAGCGGCTCGACTTGATCGCCGCGCTGCGGCCGCTGGCGGACAAGGCGTACGAGCAACTGGCGCCGGGCGGCGGCCCGTTGGGGCTGGAGTACCGCGGTTCGGCGGGCGAGGCGATGGCCGCCGCCGCGAACCGCGAGGAGCTGTACGGCGCGCTGCTGGCGGCGCTCGGCGAGGCCCGCAAGAACGAGATCGAGCGCGGGGTGACGCTCGTCGGCCCGCACCGCGACGAACTGCTGCTGAAGCTGGGGCAGTTGCCGGCCAAGGGCTATGCGAGCCACGGCGAGTCCTGGTCGTACGCGCTGGCCCTGCGGCTGGCCTCGTACGAGCTGCTGCGCGCCGAGGGCAACGAACCGGTGTTGGTGCTCGACGACGTCTTCGCCGAGTTGGACAGCCGGCGCCGGGAGCGGCTGGCGGAGCTGGTCGCGCCGGGTGAGCAGGTCCTCGTGACCGCGGCGGTGGACGACGATGTGCCGGGCGTGCTGGCCGGGGCGCGGTACGCGGTCTCCGGCGGCACCGTGGAGAGGGTGGAGCGGTGA